The Thiogranum longum genome includes a region encoding these proteins:
- a CDS encoding YebC/PmpR family DNA-binding transcriptional regulator yields the protein MAGHSKWANIQHRKKAQDAKRGKIFTKLIREITVAARMGEPDPASNPRLRLAVDKALGANMTKDTIERAIKRGAGAQDGENFDEIRYEGYGPGGVAVIVDCLTDNRNRTVSEVRHAFTKAGGNLGTSGSVAFQFAKTGILSYPPGSDEDAIMEAALEAGANDVLTNDDGSIDVLTTPEEFISVKEAMIEAGFEPEQAEVTQRAENTTPLDKDDAEKMIRMIDVLEELDDVQDVFSNADIADDILAEL from the coding sequence ATGGCAGGACATAGTAAATGGGCCAATATCCAGCACCGTAAAAAGGCGCAGGACGCCAAGCGCGGCAAAATATTCACCAAGCTGATTCGCGAGATTACCGTTGCAGCACGGATGGGCGAGCCGGACCCGGCCTCCAATCCACGCCTGCGACTGGCTGTCGACAAGGCACTCGGCGCCAACATGACCAAGGACACCATCGAGCGTGCCATCAAGCGCGGCGCGGGTGCCCAGGATGGCGAAAATTTCGATGAAATCCGCTACGAGGGCTATGGCCCGGGCGGTGTGGCTGTGATCGTCGATTGCCTTACCGATAATCGCAATCGCACGGTATCCGAAGTGCGGCACGCTTTCACCAAGGCCGGCGGTAATCTCGGTACCAGCGGCTCGGTGGCGTTTCAGTTCGCCAAGACCGGTATCCTCAGCTACCCACCGGGCAGCGATGAAGATGCCATCATGGAAGCTGCGCTGGAAGCTGGCGCCAATGATGTACTGACCAATGATGACGGTTCTATCGACGTGCTGACCACCCCGGAAGAGTTTATCAGCGTAAAGGAAGCGATGATCGAGGCCGGTTTCGAGCCGGAGCAGGCCGAAGTTACCCAGCGCGCAGAGAACACCACGCCGCTGGACAAGGATGATGCCGAAAAAATGATCCGTATGATCGACGTACTGGAGGAGCTGGACGATGTGCAGGATGTCTTCTCCAACGCTGACATCGCCGACGACATTCTCGCGGAGCTCTAG
- the ruvC gene encoding crossover junction endodeoxyribonuclease RuvC, with protein MRATTRILGIDPGSRLMGYGLIDSDGRKASYIASGCLKVTGKSLPDKLGLIFRELSELLHSYEPQQLAIENVFMHRNADSALKLGQARGAAICAAVTRDLPVAEYAPREIKLAVVGKGGADKAQVQHMVRVLLNLSKTPQADAADALAIALCHSYQQGALDRVSGATGLAGGRLR; from the coding sequence CTGCGCGCCACGACCCGCATCCTTGGTATCGATCCCGGCTCACGGTTGATGGGATACGGGCTGATCGACAGTGACGGGCGCAAGGCCAGTTATATTGCCAGCGGTTGCCTGAAGGTGACCGGTAAAAGTCTGCCGGACAAACTGGGACTGATCTTCCGTGAACTCAGCGAACTACTGCATAGCTACGAACCACAGCAACTGGCCATCGAAAATGTCTTCATGCACCGTAATGCCGATTCGGCCCTGAAACTGGGGCAGGCGCGCGGTGCAGCCATCTGTGCAGCCGTGACGCGCGATCTTCCGGTTGCGGAATATGCGCCACGTGAAATCAAGCTTGCCGTAGTCGGCAAGGGCGGCGCAGACAAGGCGCAGGTTCAGCACATGGTGCGCGTGTTGCTCAACCTCAGTAAAACGCCGCAGGCGGACGCTGCGGATGCACTGGCGATTGCACTCTGTCACAGCTACCAGCAGGGCGCGCTCGATCGGGTGTCCGGTGCCACCGGTCTGGCAGGCGGGCGGCTGCGATGA
- the ruvA gene encoding Holliday junction branch migration protein RuvA: protein MIGYLHGVLRDKQPPSLLIEVQGVGYEIEAPMTTFYDLPAVGEPVRLYTHLAVREDAHTLYGFSKLSDRTLFRTLIKVNGVGAKMALTILSGMEASLFAGCVQAGDTAALVKLPGVGKKTAERLVVEMRDRLADWDTSGVGVAGGKQPLADVLNPVEEAVSALVALGYKPADASRMVRAVDVDDLGTEAIIRSALQSMVK from the coding sequence ATGATCGGTTACCTGCACGGCGTACTGCGCGACAAGCAGCCACCTTCTCTGCTGATTGAAGTGCAGGGCGTGGGGTACGAAATCGAAGCGCCAATGACAACCTTCTACGATCTGCCTGCGGTGGGTGAGCCGGTCAGGCTTTATACACACCTTGCCGTGCGGGAAGATGCGCACACGCTGTACGGTTTCAGCAAACTGTCTGATCGCACCCTGTTCCGCACACTGATCAAGGTCAACGGGGTGGGCGCAAAAATGGCGCTGACCATCCTGTCCGGTATGGAAGCCAGCCTGTTTGCCGGCTGTGTGCAGGCCGGTGATACCGCCGCCCTGGTCAAGTTACCGGGTGTTGGCAAGAAAACCGCCGAGCGCCTGGTGGTGGAAATGCGGGATCGGCTCGCAGACTGGGATACTTCGGGTGTCGGCGTGGCGGGTGGAAAACAGCCGCTGGCAGACGTGCTCAACCCGGTGGAAGAAGCCGTCAGCGCACTGGTGGCACTCGGCTACAAACCGGCCGATGCCAGTCGCATGGTGCGGGCTGTCGATGTCGATGATCTGGGCACGGAAGCGATTATCCGCAGCGCCCTGCAGTCCATGGTCAAGTAA
- a CDS encoding bifunctional metallophosphatase/5'-nucleotidase, with the protein MQFSSFTKLAAAAALSILVSACGGGGASQDATAAEQSSGVIGSKGTGSDTGNSNSNSNSGTVVTGTTVTFMHMNDLHAHLTPHQDRVVDTQGESKIVERGGLARMATLIQRIRTENPDSVLMNIGDTYHGGAEAMFTLGNAIVDPVNALGIDVGVPGNWDFGYSSVVFRLRYTDTALLPAEMIADKLMPTFTAIKKPNFPNLAANMTSRLTGETVLPPTLMKDVNGVQVGFIGLTSDIVKFVYPLLAPLFDFAGDGQTSAEAEATYRDLVNQYATTLRNEGADIVVVMSELGIHKDFRLAQIVDNGAVDVFFSAHTHEATFEPLVSGSGALVVEAGNDGYLGRMDITVEGGKVTGRNWELLTIDSTLPEDEAVAALVRKARAPFMAADIKFSDPMPNSLLALVKPLDTVVGYTDTSLDRRGALQNTFNNAMTDIMRNYGQTDLAMNPGFRFDAEVASGVMLEDNTLATGDITLEDIYRFYPLMFTLATAEVAGARLKEILEESLSSTFSPDAFRQRGGWLEGWSGLQLTVNLANPDGQRVLEMRLKDSGELITDSTLVTVTGCKRPIEPRDILCRHSGFNNVAALLATGTGEPWSIIDLLIEGVSTGVLFDAGRQDIVDLNSTPMWPLTPFIQPLEGVQ; encoded by the coding sequence ATGCAATTTTCTTCATTTACAAAACTCGCTGCTGCGGCCGCGTTATCAATACTGGTTTCAGCCTGCGGCGGTGGCGGAGCCTCACAGGATGCGACTGCAGCTGAGCAGTCCAGCGGCGTCATTGGCAGTAAAGGTACGGGTTCGGATACCGGCAACAGCAACAGCAACAGCAACAGCGGTACTGTGGTAACCGGTACCACAGTAACCTTTATGCATATGAATGATCTGCATGCTCACCTGACACCCCACCAGGATCGGGTCGTTGATACACAGGGTGAATCAAAAATTGTTGAACGTGGTGGCCTGGCCCGGATGGCGACCCTGATCCAGCGTATTCGCACAGAAAACCCCGACAGTGTGTTAATGAACATCGGTGATACCTATCACGGCGGTGCCGAGGCCATGTTTACGCTGGGTAACGCCATTGTTGATCCAGTCAATGCGCTGGGTATTGACGTCGGTGTGCCGGGAAACTGGGATTTTGGCTACAGCTCGGTGGTATTCCGCTTGCGCTATACGGATACAGCTCTGCTACCGGCAGAAATGATTGCCGATAAGCTCATGCCAACATTCACAGCCATAAAAAAACCGAACTTCCCCAACCTGGCTGCCAACATGACGTCGCGTCTGACCGGTGAGACTGTTCTCCCGCCGACCCTGATGAAAGATGTGAATGGCGTGCAGGTAGGCTTCATTGGTCTTACCTCCGATATTGTAAAGTTTGTCTATCCGCTGCTTGCGCCGCTGTTTGATTTTGCCGGTGACGGTCAGACATCTGCCGAGGCTGAAGCGACCTACCGGGATCTGGTTAACCAGTATGCAACAACCTTGCGTAACGAGGGTGCTGATATCGTGGTGGTGATGTCAGAGCTGGGTATCCACAAGGATTTCCGTCTTGCCCAGATAGTCGATAACGGTGCGGTCGATGTATTCTTCTCGGCGCATACGCACGAAGCAACGTTTGAACCCCTGGTTTCCGGGAGTGGTGCGCTGGTAGTCGAGGCGGGTAATGATGGTTACCTCGGGCGGATGGATATTACTGTTGAGGGCGGCAAGGTTACCGGGCGTAACTGGGAGTTGCTGACTATCGACAGTACATTACCGGAAGATGAAGCGGTTGCCGCCCTGGTTCGCAAGGCGCGTGCACCGTTTATGGCGGCCGATATTAAATTTTCAGATCCCATGCCCAACAGTCTGCTGGCACTGGTAAAACCGCTTGACACGGTGGTTGGCTACACGGACACCAGCCTGGACCGTCGTGGCGCCCTGCAAAATACCTTCAACAATGCCATGACGGACATTATGCGTAACTATGGTCAAACGGATCTGGCCATGAATCCGGGATTCCGTTTTGATGCTGAAGTGGCGTCCGGTGTGATGCTTGAAGATAATACCCTGGCGACCGGTGATATTACGCTGGAAGATATTTACCGGTTCTATCCGCTGATGTTCACACTGGCGACCGCTGAGGTTGCCGGCGCGCGCCTGAAGGAGATCCTGGAAGAGTCATTGAGCAGTACCTTTTCACCCGACGCATTCCGCCAGCGTGGTGGCTGGCTGGAAGGCTGGTCAGGTCTGCAATTGACTGTTAACCTCGCCAACCCCGATGGTCAGCGTGTGCTGGAAATGCGCCTGAAGGATAGTGGCGAACTGATCACGGATTCGACACTGGTGACAGTCACTGGCTGTAAACGACCGATCGAGCCACGCGATATTCTCTGCCGTCACAGCGGGTTCAATAATGTTGCCGCGTTACTCGCTACCGGCACAGGAGAGCCCTGGTCGATTATCGACCTGCTGATCGAAGGTGTTTCGACGGGTGTACTGTTCGATGCCGGGCGCCAGGATATCGTCGATCTCAATTCCACGCCGATGTGGCCACTGACGCCCTTTATCCAGCCGCTTGAGGGTGTGCAATAG
- the ruvB gene encoding Holliday junction branch migration DNA helicase RuvB gives MIEPDRIVTATASSQDEAVDRAIRPKQLADYVGQPQVTEQMEVFIEAARRRKDALDHVLIFGPPGLGKTTLAHIIANEMGANLRHSAGPVLEKQGDLAALLTNLEPHDVLFVDEIHRLSPVVEEILYPAMEDYQLDIVIGEGPAARSIKLDLPPFTLVGATTRAGLLTSPLRDRFGIVQRLEFYNATDLAVILKRSAHILGIEIDEAGACALASRSRGTPRIANRLLRRVRDFAEIKAKGKVTADVVEAAMNMLDVDPQGFDSQDRRLLRTIIEKFDGGPVGVENLAAAIGEEKGTIEDVLEPYLIQQGFIIRTPRGRMATRHAWLQLGLKPPRPEGEALPLIDG, from the coding sequence ATGATTGAACCGGATCGCATTGTTACCGCCACAGCCTCGTCACAGGACGAGGCTGTGGATCGCGCCATTCGTCCGAAGCAGCTGGCTGACTATGTCGGCCAGCCGCAGGTGACCGAGCAGATGGAAGTCTTTATCGAGGCAGCGCGGCGGCGTAAAGATGCGCTCGATCACGTGCTGATCTTTGGCCCCCCAGGTCTGGGAAAGACCACACTGGCGCACATTATCGCCAATGAAATGGGCGCCAACTTGCGCCACAGTGCCGGACCGGTGCTGGAAAAACAGGGTGATCTGGCGGCCTTGCTGACCAACCTCGAACCGCACGATGTGTTATTTGTCGATGAGATTCATCGTCTCAGCCCGGTGGTCGAGGAAATTCTCTACCCGGCCATGGAAGACTATCAGCTGGATATTGTTATCGGGGAAGGACCGGCGGCGCGTTCCATCAAGCTAGATCTGCCGCCCTTCACGCTGGTGGGTGCGACGACCCGCGCAGGATTGCTGACCTCGCCATTGCGGGACCGTTTCGGCATCGTGCAGCGGCTGGAGTTCTATAATGCAACGGACCTGGCGGTCATTCTGAAACGCTCTGCACATATTCTTGGTATTGAAATCGATGAGGCCGGCGCCTGCGCGCTGGCCTCACGTTCCAGGGGCACACCGCGTATTGCCAATCGTCTGCTGCGCCGGGTGCGCGACTTTGCCGAGATCAAGGCGAAGGGGAAGGTGACGGCCGATGTGGTAGAGGCTGCCATGAACATGCTGGATGTCGACCCACAGGGTTTTGACAGCCAGGATCGGCGCCTGCTGCGAACCATTATCGAAAAATTCGATGGTGGCCCGGTAGGTGTGGAAAACCTGGCTGCCGCTATAGGTGAAGAGAAAGGTACGATCGAAGATGTGCTGGAACCCTACCTGATCCAGCAGGGTTTTATTATACGCACCCCGCGCGGCCGAATGGCGACCCGTCATGCCTGGTTGCAACTGGGACTCAAGCCGCCCAGACCGGAAGGTGAAGCATTGCCTTTAATCGACGGCTGA
- a CDS encoding glycerol-3-phosphate dehydrogenase/oxidase, whose product MPAATMCDVLVIGAGIHGAAVAYAAALQGYSVRVIEQFSHAAEGTSSRSSKLIHGGLRYLESGQFRLVRQCLQEQRTLLKERPSLVTLTPFYIPVYASTTRPPWKIAAGLWLYQLLGGHRFTRLPESDWDTLDGLNTGGLRAVFRYFDAQTDDRELTRAILHDAGTLGAKVSFNTIFEQAICEPAACQITCCGPAGKETLTARAVVNASGPWVNRVLEHITPRQTPVDIELVQGTHIIVPGSLKQGIYYLEAPQDQRAIFIMPWQDRIMIGTTETHYQGDPADVHPLEEEQTYLLDVYNHYFNSKLDTSDVIEAFAGLRVLPASHTKVFNRSRDTMLHYDENTPRLLSIYGGKLTSHAHTAAEIMKHLTKLLRTG is encoded by the coding sequence ATGCCTGCCGCCACGATGTGTGATGTTCTCGTTATCGGTGCCGGGATACACGGCGCCGCTGTGGCCTATGCGGCCGCACTCCAGGGCTATAGTGTTCGCGTAATTGAGCAATTCAGCCACGCAGCGGAAGGTACATCGAGCCGTTCGTCAAAACTGATCCACGGCGGCCTGCGCTACCTGGAATCCGGCCAGTTCAGGCTGGTACGCCAGTGCCTGCAGGAACAACGCACCCTGCTAAAGGAGCGTCCGTCACTGGTGACACTCACCCCGTTCTATATACCGGTCTATGCAAGTACCACGCGCCCGCCCTGGAAAATTGCTGCCGGACTGTGGCTATACCAGCTGCTTGGCGGCCACCGTTTTACCCGGCTACCCGAAAGCGACTGGGATACGCTGGACGGGTTGAATACGGGCGGACTGCGTGCAGTATTCCGCTACTTCGATGCGCAAACCGATGACCGCGAACTGACCCGCGCCATACTTCATGATGCCGGCACGCTTGGCGCGAAAGTCTCTTTTAACACGATATTTGAACAAGCCATCTGCGAACCGGCAGCTTGCCAGATAACGTGCTGTGGGCCGGCAGGAAAAGAAACCCTTACCGCCAGGGCAGTAGTCAATGCCAGCGGCCCGTGGGTTAACCGTGTCCTTGAACACATTACACCCCGGCAAACACCTGTGGATATTGAACTGGTTCAGGGCACACACATCATCGTGCCAGGATCATTGAAACAGGGAATCTACTACCTGGAGGCACCGCAGGACCAGCGCGCTATCTTCATCATGCCCTGGCAGGACCGGATCATGATCGGTACAACTGAAACCCACTACCAGGGGGACCCGGCCGATGTTCACCCACTGGAAGAGGAACAAACGTACCTGCTCGATGTATACAACCATTATTTCAACAGCAAGCTGGATACCAGCGATGTTATCGAGGCCTTTGCCGGCCTGCGCGTGTTACCGGCCAGTCATACAAAGGTGTTCAATCGCTCAAGAGATACCATGCTTCACTACGACGAAAATACACCGCGCCTGCTGAGTATTTACGGGGGCAAGCTGACCTCGCATGCCCATACGGCTGCTGAAATCATGAAGCACCTGACGAAGCTATTACGAACAGGTTAA
- a CDS encoding glycerophosphodiester phosphodiesterase family protein, with translation MTTENIPWLVAHRGDMREYPENSWPALQAAVEAGACWLEFDIQMCADGTFVLLHDADFRRTGEDTRSVFNLDAADCRDISVHQADKFGDRFKPAVTPLLDEVLTWLSEQTNVRAMVEIKTESLDHFGRENVISTLLETLHGHYDRCVLISFDDTALHLVSHTDPLQIGWVLHRYNDAQRKRAEQLNPDYLICNQKKIPSDEPLWSGTWQWMLYDILDPQQALGWAQRGIRLIETGDITRLIKHPLLARNACRHDV, from the coding sequence ATGACAACTGAAAACATACCCTGGCTGGTTGCCCACCGTGGCGATATGCGGGAATACCCGGAAAACAGCTGGCCAGCCCTGCAAGCGGCCGTCGAAGCAGGTGCCTGCTGGCTGGAGTTCGACATACAAATGTGTGCCGATGGCACATTCGTGCTGCTACACGATGCCGACTTCCGGAGAACCGGCGAAGATACACGCAGCGTGTTCAATCTGGACGCTGCGGACTGCCGTGATATCAGCGTGCATCAAGCAGATAAATTTGGTGACCGGTTCAAACCTGCAGTAACTCCGTTACTGGATGAAGTACTGACATGGCTCTCTGAGCAGACCAATGTGCGGGCCATGGTGGAAATAAAGACCGAAAGCCTGGATCACTTTGGACGAGAGAATGTAATATCCACCTTGCTGGAAACCTTGCATGGACATTATGATCGTTGCGTACTTATTTCTTTCGACGACACTGCACTGCATCTTGTCAGTCATACAGACCCGTTACAGATCGGCTGGGTACTGCACCGCTATAATGACGCGCAACGGAAACGCGCCGAACAACTGAACCCGGATTACCTTATCTGTAACCAGAAGAAAATACCCTCGGACGAACCTCTGTGGAGTGGCACCTGGCAGTGGATGCTCTATGACATTCTGGATCCACAACAGGCACTGGGCTGGGCACAGCGCGGCATCCGCCTGATCGAAACCGGCGATATCACGCGCCTGATAAAACATCCGCTACTGGCCAGAAATGCCTGCCGCCACGATGTGTGA
- a CDS encoding FGGY family carbohydrate kinase — protein sequence MDYVLAIDQGTHASRALLFDANGKRVAGHLIPVTLNRAQVNRVEQDPGEILDSVTEAVRQTLQSLPPGERDRVHACGITTQRSTVLAWQANGAPLSAAISWQDTRGAPLVTALQPHATAIRECSGLPLSAHYGASKLHWLHQLLASEPELRLGPLASFLLMHLTGGGHVVDHSNAQRMQLMDISSLDWSNQLADWFQLPLHNLPECRPVVTDYGKLVDSDIPITAVCGDQNAAWHSNGVPAHGCARINLGSGAFILAAQPPNDGIPELLSSLSCSDTQNAEWLIEGTVNGAGSALQWFSEQYGVNDLTARLPEWLADITSPPLFVNSTGGLGSPWWRPQTEQKFVPENPALTKAERAVAVIESILFLLQYNLQYMLRVTTLEHLQVSGGLSHLDALCQKLANLSQRPVERSDDPEASARGVAWLAGGQSGDWSARGEAPVFYPRVDAPLLDRYRKFVDLLDQQAGTPNDN from the coding sequence ATGGACTATGTGCTCGCGATTGACCAGGGGACTCACGCCAGCCGGGCGCTGCTGTTTGATGCAAACGGCAAACGGGTTGCCGGCCACCTCATCCCCGTCACCCTCAACAGGGCACAGGTGAACCGGGTGGAACAGGATCCTGGTGAAATACTTGATTCTGTCACCGAAGCAGTCAGGCAAACCCTCCAGTCACTCCCACCCGGGGAACGCGATCGCGTCCATGCCTGTGGCATTACCACTCAGCGCTCCACCGTTCTGGCGTGGCAGGCAAATGGTGCACCGCTGTCCGCTGCTATTAGCTGGCAGGATACCCGCGGAGCACCGCTTGTCACCGCACTTCAGCCACACGCTACCGCCATCCGTGAATGTTCCGGCCTGCCACTCTCCGCCCACTATGGCGCCAGCAAGCTGCACTGGTTACACCAGTTACTGGCCAGTGAACCGGAACTTCGACTCGGCCCACTGGCCAGTTTTTTGCTCATGCATCTGACGGGTGGCGGCCATGTTGTCGATCACAGCAATGCCCAGCGGATGCAGCTGATGGACATCTCTTCCCTCGACTGGTCAAACCAGCTTGCTGACTGGTTCCAGCTTCCACTCCACAACCTTCCGGAATGTCGACCTGTTGTTACTGACTACGGGAAGCTTGTCGACAGCGATATACCGATAACCGCAGTGTGTGGCGACCAGAATGCAGCCTGGCACAGCAATGGTGTGCCTGCGCATGGCTGCGCACGAATCAACCTGGGGAGTGGCGCATTTATTCTGGCTGCGCAACCGCCGAATGACGGGATACCCGAACTCCTCAGCAGCTTGTCCTGCAGCGATACACAAAATGCGGAGTGGCTGATCGAGGGCACGGTAAACGGTGCCGGCAGCGCATTACAATGGTTTTCGGAACAGTACGGCGTCAATGATTTAACCGCCCGACTCCCCGAGTGGCTGGCAGACATCACCTCACCACCGCTGTTTGTGAACAGCACAGGTGGCCTGGGATCCCCCTGGTGGCGACCACAAACGGAACAGAAATTTGTCCCGGAAAACCCCGCACTGACGAAAGCGGAACGCGCAGTTGCCGTCATCGAAAGCATCCTGTTCCTGCTTCAATATAATCTGCAATATATGCTGCGCGTAACAACGCTGGAGCACCTCCAGGTCAGTGGCGGTCTCTCACATCTCGACGCGCTTTGCCAAAAGCTTGCCAACCTGTCGCAACGACCGGTCGAACGATCTGACGATCCCGAAGCGAGCGCTCGTGGCGTTGCCTGGCTGGCGGGTGGACAATCAGGCGACTGGTCTGCACGGGGTGAAGCGCCAGTATTCTACCCCCGGGTGGACGCCCCCTTACTGGATCGTTACCGAAAATTTGTTGACCTGCTGGACCAGCAAGCGGGTACTCCGAATGACAACTGA
- a CDS encoding HIT domain-containing protein, protein MEQHLDEDFKLHPRLAEDCISVGHLRLCRLLLLNDSRYPWFVLVPTRAGVTEVFELSETQQQQLWRESAQLSRYLKEKYAADKINIGALGNLVPQLHVHHIARFIDDPAWPGPVWGHSAAVPYKKADLQQRVDSVRKWFADELTDK, encoded by the coding sequence ATGGAGCAGCACTTGGACGAGGATTTTAAACTGCACCCGCGCCTGGCGGAGGATTGCATATCGGTTGGCCATTTGCGGCTGTGCCGGTTGCTGTTGCTGAATGATTCGCGTTATCCCTGGTTTGTGCTGGTTCCCACGCGTGCCGGTGTGACAGAGGTGTTTGAACTCAGCGAAACGCAGCAACAGCAGTTGTGGCGGGAATCCGCACAACTTTCGCGTTACCTGAAGGAAAAATACGCGGCAGACAAAATCAATATCGGTGCACTGGGTAACCTGGTGCCACAATTGCACGTGCATCATATTGCACGTTTCATTGATGATCCTGCATGGCCCGGGCCGGTATGGGGGCACAGTGCAGCAGTACCCTACAAAAAAGCAGACCTGCAGCAAAGGGTGGATTCCGTACGAAAGTGGTTTGCAGATGAGTTGACAGATAAATAA
- a CDS encoding molybdate ABC transporter substrate-binding protein → MKNLARSLRSALIFLPILLVTSLNAQAAKDAGQGHDYRTFHSNDTTDYGKIGDSYTADLVMYLAGNQFMVMEDLIGDFQKKHPDIKTVYVETIPPGQILKQQLLKQGQINGTNTAMNPDLYASVNLGHLKKLKGKGMMDQYIIYTHNKLELMVAEGNPKHIKGPEDLGRDDLVQSHPNPLTEGIFKFYGAEMLKDLGLYEKVTGNAMCKSCWAVPGKTWFTSRHHRETPHRIETGEADVGIVWATEVVHAKKEGRKIDGVAIPAPYNKQDKVGYAIGALKTGRNPANARTFLDYLASDAAQNIYANHGFIKATPDELKLKAIP, encoded by the coding sequence ATGAAGAATCTTGCCAGAAGCCTACGTTCCGCCCTGATATTTCTACCGATCCTGTTAGTTACATCACTGAATGCGCAGGCCGCCAAGGATGCCGGCCAGGGGCACGACTACCGTACTTTCCACAGCAATGACACTACCGACTACGGGAAAATCGGCGATTCCTACACGGCCGACCTGGTGATGTACCTGGCAGGCAACCAGTTCATGGTCATGGAAGATCTGATCGGAGATTTTCAGAAAAAACACCCCGATATCAAAACGGTTTACGTGGAAACCATCCCACCGGGGCAGATACTCAAGCAACAGCTACTCAAGCAGGGACAGATTAACGGTACCAATACCGCCATGAACCCCGATCTGTACGCCAGCGTCAATCTTGGGCACCTTAAAAAGCTGAAAGGCAAGGGTATGATGGACCAGTACATCATCTATACCCATAACAAACTGGAGCTGATGGTCGCTGAAGGCAACCCGAAGCACATCAAGGGCCCTGAAGATCTTGGCCGTGATGACCTGGTGCAGTCACACCCGAATCCACTGACCGAAGGTATTTTCAAGTTCTACGGCGCGGAAATGCTCAAGGACCTTGGGCTGTATGAAAAAGTCACCGGTAACGCCATGTGCAAAAGCTGCTGGGCCGTGCCGGGAAAAACCTGGTTTACCTCACGCCATCACCGTGAAACCCCGCACCGCATTGAAACCGGGGAAGCCGATGTCGGTATTGTATGGGCTACCGAGGTTGTTCACGCCAAAAAAGAAGGTCGTAAAATTGATGGTGTGGCCATTCCCGCACCCTACAACAAGCAGGACAAGGTCGGTTATGCCATTGGCGCCCTGAAGACCGGCCGCAACCCGGCGAATGCCAGAACCTTCCTCGACTACCTGGCAAGCGATGCTGCACAGAACATCTATGCCAACCATGGATTTATTAAAGCCACTCCCGATGAATTAAAACTGAAAGCTATCCCCTGA
- a CDS encoding TusE/DsrC/DsvC family sulfur relay protein, translated as MAVVGRELTFPYAPENWSPEEALEIAREEGLDMSDDHWEELNALQEYYSRREAMRISVRELCDALDEHFHDKGGIKYLYGLFPGGPVAQGCRLAGLEVPAGAIDRGFGSVV; from the coding sequence ATGGCAGTAGTGGGTCGAGAATTAACATTCCCTTATGCGCCGGAAAACTGGTCGCCTGAGGAGGCGCTTGAGATTGCCCGTGAAGAAGGGCTGGATATGAGTGACGATCACTGGGAAGAGCTGAATGCCCTGCAGGAGTACTATTCTCGCAGGGAGGCTATGCGTATCAGTGTGCGGGAGCTGTGCGATGCGCTGGATGAGCATTTCCACGACAAGGGCGGTATCAAGTACCTGTACGGACTCTTTCCGGGTGGGCCCGTTGCACAGGGTTGCCGACTTGCCGGCCTCGAGGTTCCGGCTGGTGCGATTGACCGGGGGTTTGGCAGCGTCGTCTGA
- a CDS encoding TlpA family protein disulfide reductase: MRLSLPLLLLTLLFILPVGADSGNIKPPTGIRVYAIGPAPDFELDDMDGNRDSLSSGQGQWVFLHFWASWCGPCRKEMPAIQRMARLMENQPLKIQLVNTAEDEDTVFSFLGGVAPDMTTLMDRDGEVTEVWKPRGLPATYLIDPQGQVRYQALGGRPWDQPEYLGFLKALVRSASGTTYDSP; this comes from the coding sequence ATGCGCCTTTCACTCCCTCTCCTGCTGCTGACCCTGCTATTCATACTGCCGGTTGGTGCCGACAGCGGAAATATCAAGCCGCCCACCGGCATCCGTGTGTACGCCATCGGCCCGGCACCTGACTTTGAACTTGATGATATGGATGGTAACCGCGACAGCCTTTCCAGCGGACAGGGACAATGGGTGTTCCTGCACTTCTGGGCCAGCTGGTGCGGGCCCTGCCGAAAGGAAATGCCCGCTATCCAGCGAATGGCCCGGCTGATGGAAAACCAGCCCCTGAAAATCCAGCTCGTTAATACTGCCGAGGACGAAGATACTGTGTTCAGCTTTCTGGGAGGCGTTGCGCCAGACATGACAACGCTGATGGATCGGGACGGTGAAGTCACAGAAGTATGGAAACCCCGTGGTTTACCTGCGACCTACCTGATCGACCCTCAGGGACAGGTTCGTTACCAGGCACTCGGGGGGCGCCCATGGGACCAGCCCGAGTACCTGGGATTCCTCAAGGCGCTGGTGCGCAGTGCGTCCGGTACCACGTATGACTCACCCTGA